gCCGGACCGACTGGTAAATGTAATCTGGAGGATCCGACGGCATCATCGCCGTGGAGTGTGTGGACGAGGCTGCAGCTCGggctggcgatggtgagCCGTCGAGGCGCAGCACGCTGGAGTGTTCGTCGCCTGGCAGTTGCATGGGACGAACAGGAAGTGGagagtgttgctgctgcttcagACCAAGAGGCCGACccctggtgctgctgtggtAGTCGTCTCCCAGTTCTGGACTAGGCCTGGTGTCTAATGGGCTAAACGTTGCTGAAGTGGTGCTGGCGGCTGATGACGGGGCAGGAGACGCCGCGGCTGCGGCAGTGGACAGGCGACGTAGCGCCGGGCCCTCCACGGAGAGGTTCACCATTCTTTCGTGGATCCATCCTGATGTCGTATGCACTTTTTGGAGCTCTTTCGCTGTCGGCTCTTGGGGCAGCGCAAGGACGGCGGCAAGGAGGAACCGCATGTCGTCGAGGATAGAGGCCACGGCGCCGTGGGTGCGAAGGGCTTCGCCACAGGATGCAAAAGTTGCGAGTTTGGGGATAAAAGGTGTGTTGAGTGGCAGACGCAGCGGCACATGACTGTTGTCGCGGAACTCAAACTCGGCGCCGCCACGCAGGAAAGGGGCCGTTTCAGAGGATAAGGCAATGGCCACATCGGCTCTATCATGGCTCTTTTGTTAGCCCAGAGTCTTCTGAGCACAGAAAAGCTCCCGGATGCCAGAATACTTACGTGATGGCAAGCTTGCTGATCAGCCCGTGTAAACCCAGGGTACGAAATCCGCCTCGGACCCTGATCATCTCTCGCAAGCCGCTCAAGTGGGCACGCAAGTCGCCTTCGTTTCCCCAGTGCCTGCGGTGATATCAGTACGGCTAGCAAAATGACAACCGTCGGAGTCATCAGCCGGACTTACCACTCGTTGAGAACAAGCTGAACGACACCTGTGATCCCCTCGTCGCTGGTAGACAGTTGCGAGCTGAGATGCATGTTGACGAGCTCAAATACTTGGCTTTTCTGCGCCATGGCCGCCGTGAGATCAACATGTCCAGAATCGGCGAGGAAACACGCAGCTGTGTAGACACCGACACGCTGAAGGAGCTGCGACTGAATACAGTATGGAACATAATACTTGATGTAGGGGTTCGACGCATCTGGGTTCCCATCTAACGATGCCTTGAACTGGGAAATGAGGTTTATATCTGGAAGAAGAGCCATAAACAATCAGCACACCGGACTGAAAATGGCACCAGGACTACATTTGTGAGTAGAAACCGCTTAAACCTACAGACCGCAAACAGATCAGCATCCTCTAGAATAGGCGGGTGCCTGGATATGTCCCATGGTATGTTGCTGTCGCCAGACATGCTCGGAGGTAGGGGTGAGTTGTTTGCCCACCCGCTGCTCTCCGAgtcccatcccccccctccccacggATGAAGCCCCTGCCCTCCTGGGTAGTAGGCACGAAGGGTTTTGACGACACCATGGACAGCCGCGGCGTGTTGCGTACAGCCTTCTTCGCAGGCTGATAAGTGGGAGTAGAGAAAGCTGCGATCAGTGCTCCAGGCGTACTGGGGAGTTGATGGTGCCGTGGGAGAGTGTCCCAGTGTGTCGAATCCGGGCCAGCCAGCAAGAGGACCCGTTACCTCTTGCCCTGGCGTT
The sequence above is a segment of the Podospora pseudocomata strain CBS 415.72m chromosome 2 map unlocalized CBS415.72m_2, whole genome shotgun sequence genome. Coding sequences within it:
- a CDS encoding uncharacterized protein (EggNog:ENOG503Q4X2; COG:S), producing MVCTMIVAYKPSCRRSSAVAAAAAAAGATHPPAFSISILPPPLSPGLYGVENIRPSSIPPRQPSPLTSPWPRTPGQEVTGPLAGWPGFDTLGHSPTAPSTPQYAWSTDRSFLYSHLSACEEGCTQHAAAVHGVVKTLRAYYPGGQGLHPWGGGGWDSESSGWANNSPLPPSMSGDSNIPWDISRHPPILEDADLFAVYINLISQFKASLDGNPDASNPYIKYYVPYCIQSQLLQRVGVYTAACFLADSGHVDLTAAMAQKSQVFELVNMHLSSQLSTSDEGITGVVQLVLNEWHWGNEGDLRAHLSGLREMIRVRGGFRTLGLHGLISKLAITADVAIALSSETAPFLRGGAEFEFRDNSHVPLRLPLNTPFIPKLATFASCGEALRTHGAVASILDDMRFLLAAVLALPQEPTAKELQKVHTTSGWIHERMVNLSVEGPALRRLSTAAAAASPAPSSAASTTSATFSPLDTRPSPELGDDYHSSTRGRPLGLKQQQHSPLPVRPMQLPGDEHSSVLRLDGSPSPARAAASSTHSTAMMPSDPPDYIYQSVRLAAILYSRAIMLRRPFKQIVTPAEHLQLWRTTWKVPLSTWRSLLGVFNWILLPLVSSSSTQEQDSNNHGHFVKGMLNVSLLQIGMENWELCGGVMEASVGLQRWLSGSGVEAGDGGNEGQKDDGAGMEKRGGEKLDRGQGPKDKGKQVAG